The following are from one region of the Planctomycetota bacterium genome:
- the tsaB gene encoding tRNA (adenosine(37)-N6)-threonylcarbamoyltransferase complex dimerization subunit type 1 TsaB, with the protein MVVLAIETSSRLGSVALWRDGGLVGERALPQSMNHGALLFTEAQQLHAEAGVPASALDLVAVSLGPGSYTGLRIGLTAARTAAFVLQRPLLGVPSLDVLAENAPADAARVAVLLDAKRGQVYACGYERRGGRLERVTPYHVAWPEALEFREGTLVLGDAILLYPGELTRPGVALAAPDLWVPRAGVLAQMAAQQFAAGERQELHAVEIIYLRRPEAEEVWERRHRKL; encoded by the coding sequence ATGGTTGTTCTCGCCATAGAGACATCGAGCCGGCTCGGAAGCGTGGCGCTCTGGCGCGACGGCGGCCTGGTGGGGGAGCGGGCACTGCCTCAGAGCATGAACCATGGGGCACTTCTCTTCACCGAGGCGCAACAACTGCACGCTGAGGCGGGTGTGCCGGCTTCGGCGCTGGACCTTGTGGCTGTGAGCCTGGGGCCCGGCTCGTACACAGGGTTGCGGATCGGCCTGACGGCGGCAAGGACCGCTGCCTTCGTCTTGCAGAGGCCGCTGCTCGGGGTGCCGAGCCTCGATGTTCTGGCGGAGAATGCGCCGGCCGACGCCGCCCGTGTGGCGGTGCTGCTCGACGCCAAGCGGGGCCAGGTGTACGCGTGCGGCTACGAGCGCCGCGGCGGCCGCCTGGAACGCGTGACGCCGTACCACGTGGCCTGGCCTGAGGCGCTGGAGTTTCGCGAGGGGACCCTTGTGCTCGGTGACGCGATCCTCTTGTATCCCGGCGAGCTGACGAGGCCAGGCGTCGCCCTGGCGGCTCCTGACCTGTGGGTGCCGCGGGCCGGGGTTCTTGCCCAGATGGCTGCGCAGCAATTCGCCGCAGGGGAGCGGCAGGAACTGCACGCGGTCGAGATCATCTACCTCAGGCGGCCCGAGGCCGAAGAGGTCTGGGAGCGGCGGCACCGCAAGCTGTGA
- a CDS encoding TlpA disulfide reductase family protein: protein MTALVRHLATAILAFVAVGCSMPSERPGRGDKLLDVALYTLDGRKTSLLEMARGRVAVFEFGATWCVPCTKQIAHLNEIAARYPKGSVSVFGIDLREDPRTVQAHLQRHGATYPVLLDPRGAAAALYSVSAIPVTIIAGPDHTIVYRSSAATVSQMERAIDALLAARTSAPGN from the coding sequence ATGACGGCACTCGTTCGGCACCTCGCCACCGCGATTCTGGCCTTCGTCGCAGTGGGCTGCAGCATGCCTTCCGAGAGGCCCGGCAGGGGGGACAAGCTGCTGGACGTCGCTCTCTACACGCTCGATGGGCGCAAGACGAGCCTTCTGGAGATGGCACGGGGGAGAGTCGCCGTCTTCGAGTTCGGGGCCACCTGGTGCGTGCCGTGCACCAAGCAGATCGCGCACCTCAATGAGATTGCCGCGCGGTACCCCAAGGGCTCGGTCTCGGTCTTCGGCATTGACCTGCGCGAGGATCCCCGAACGGTCCAGGCGCACCTCCAGCGCCACGGAGCCACGTACCCCGTTCTGCTGGACCCGCGCGGAGCCGCCGCGGCCCTCTACAGCGTCAGCGCCATCCCCGTCACCATCATTGCGGGGCCCGACCACACGATCGTCTATCGGAGCAGTGCCGCCACGGTGAGCCAGATGGAACGGGCCATTGACGCACTGCTCGCCGCCAGGACATCCGCGCCTGGGAACTGA
- the trpD gene encoding anthranilate phosphoribosyltransferase, with protein sequence MLKELISKLVSREALSAAQAEAAMDEIMSGGATEAQIAAFAVALRMKGETVDEIAGCARAMRAKATRIQAPRADLLDTCGTGGDAIGTFNISTAAALVAAGAGCCVAKHGNRGVSSSCGSADVLRELGVKIDAPVAAVERSLRDAGIGFLFAPALHGAMKHAIGPRREIGIRTVFNILGPLTNPAGARHQLLGVYEARLVKVMAAVLASLGCVHCLVVHGDDGLDELTTTTTTQACEVRNGRLLPFTIRPEDAGLPRAQLDDLRVSSAAESASVIRGVLGGRRGPARDIVVLNAAAALLAAERADDLRQGCLRAAAAIDAGAAARALDRLIAITNAQ encoded by the coding sequence ATGCTCAAGGAACTGATCTCGAAGCTGGTCTCGCGCGAAGCGCTCTCGGCGGCGCAGGCCGAGGCGGCGATGGACGAGATCATGTCCGGCGGGGCGACGGAGGCGCAGATCGCCGCCTTCGCCGTGGCGTTGCGCATGAAGGGCGAAACGGTGGACGAGATCGCGGGCTGCGCCCGCGCGATGCGCGCCAAGGCCACCCGCATCCAGGCGCCCCGAGCCGACCTGCTCGACACCTGCGGCACCGGCGGCGATGCGATCGGCACGTTCAACATCTCCACTGCGGCCGCCCTGGTGGCGGCCGGGGCAGGATGCTGCGTCGCCAAGCACGGCAATCGCGGAGTCTCGAGTTCCTGCGGCAGCGCCGATGTGCTTCGCGAACTCGGCGTGAAGATTGACGCCCCCGTGGCGGCCGTCGAACGGTCGCTGCGGGATGCGGGCATCGGTTTCCTCTTCGCCCCCGCGCTGCATGGCGCGATGAAACACGCCATCGGCCCGCGCCGCGAGATTGGCATCCGCACCGTGTTCAACATCCTCGGGCCGCTCACGAACCCGGCAGGAGCCCGCCACCAGCTCCTCGGCGTCTACGAAGCGCGGCTGGTCAAGGTCATGGCGGCCGTACTGGCCAGCCTGGGTTGCGTACATTGCCTCGTTGTCCACGGCGACGATGGCTTGGACGAACTGACCACCACCACGACGACCCAGGCATGCGAGGTGAGGAATGGGCGGTTACTGCCGTTCACAATCCGGCCCGAAGACGCAGGGCTCCCGCGGGCGCAGTTGGACGACCTGAGGGTGTCCAGTGCGGCGGAGAGTGCCTCGGTCATCCGCGGCGTCCTCGGCGGGCGCCGCGGCCCGGCGCGGGACATCGTGGTGCTGAACGCGGCCGCCGCTCTCCTGGCGGCAGAGAGAGCCGACGATCTGCGCCAGGGCTGCCTGCGGGCCGCGGCGGCCATTGATGCCGGGGCGGCCGCCCGCGCGCTCGACCGGCTCATCGCGATCACCAACGCCCAATGA
- a CDS encoding SDR family oxidoreductase, with protein MRSVVTGAAGFLGSHLCDALLARGHQVIGIDSVLTGCTDNIAHLFGHPQFCFVKHDVTNYIYIDGEVDSVLHFASPASPADYLKYPIQTLKVGSLGTHKALGLAKAKKAKFLLASTSEVYGDPLVHPQPEDYWGNVNPVGFRGVYDEAKRFAEAMTMAYHRFHGLDTRIVRIFNTYGPRMRTDDGRALPNFFRQAILGDDITVYGNGEQTRSFCYVSDTVEGICRLLESEEHFPVNVGNPVEITVLELAKEIIELTGSRSRLRLVPFPDDYRDDPKTRRPDISKARRVLNWEPSVDRREGLRRTLDYFRAKLEPARQGIP; from the coding sequence ATGCGGAGCGTGGTGACAGGAGCCGCGGGCTTCCTCGGCTCGCACCTGTGTGATGCCTTGCTCGCTCGAGGCCACCAGGTGATCGGCATTGACAGCGTCCTCACCGGCTGCACGGACAACATCGCCCACTTGTTCGGCCACCCGCAGTTCTGCTTCGTGAAGCACGACGTCACGAACTACATATACATTGACGGCGAGGTTGACAGTGTGCTGCACTTCGCCTCGCCAGCCAGCCCTGCCGATTACCTGAAGTACCCGATCCAGACGCTCAAGGTGGGGTCCCTCGGCACCCACAAGGCCCTGGGGCTGGCGAAGGCCAAGAAGGCGAAGTTCCTCCTCGCTTCGACGTCGGAGGTCTACGGCGACCCGCTCGTGCACCCGCAGCCGGAAGACTACTGGGGCAACGTCAACCCGGTGGGATTCCGGGGCGTCTACGACGAGGCGAAGCGGTTCGCCGAGGCCATGACCATGGCCTACCACAGGTTTCACGGGCTGGACACGCGCATTGTGCGGATTTTCAACACGTACGGGCCACGGATGCGGACGGATGACGGGCGCGCCCTGCCCAACTTCTTCCGGCAGGCGATCCTGGGCGACGACATCACCGTCTACGGCAATGGCGAGCAGACCCGCAGCTTCTGCTACGTCTCCGACACAGTGGAGGGGATCTGCCGTCTCCTCGAATCCGAGGAGCATTTTCCGGTGAACGTGGGCAACCCCGTGGAGATCACCGTCCTGGAGCTTGCCAAAGAGATCATCGAGCTCACCGGCAGCAGGAGCCGACTCCGCCTGGTGCCATTCCCGGATGACTACCGGGACGACCCGAAGACGCGGCGCCCCGATATCTCGAAGGCTCGGCGCGTCCTGAATTGGGAGCCGAGCGTGGACCGTCGCGAGGGCCTCCGCCGGACCCTCGACTACTTCCGAGCCAAGCTTGAGCCGGCCCGCCAGGGGATTCCATGA
- a CDS encoding histidine phosphatase family protein: protein MAQIFEVRRHSLRGEGDCLSPQGVEAARKATATLVGNYAAIYSSPKRRAVETLEAFGFREYQIVPEFSTLPAALGAHDRHAAMLRERSSCTLLEAYFAIPATHLMLEAFGAAFFAKLCSLIEQLPPNRNALAVSHGGSIEAAVLAAVPEWTLGDLGGELAECEGALFHFDDRIFRRVTFIRR from the coding sequence ATGGCCCAGATCTTCGAAGTCCGCCGCCACAGCCTGCGCGGGGAGGGCGACTGCCTCTCGCCCCAGGGGGTGGAGGCTGCCCGGAAGGCGACGGCCACCCTCGTGGGGAACTACGCGGCCATCTACTCCAGCCCCAAGCGCCGTGCCGTCGAGACTCTGGAAGCCTTCGGCTTCCGGGAATACCAGATCGTGCCTGAGTTCAGTACATTGCCGGCGGCGCTGGGCGCGCATGACCGCCACGCGGCCATGCTCCGCGAGCGCAGCAGTTGCACCTTGCTGGAGGCCTACTTCGCTATCCCCGCCACGCACCTGATGCTCGAGGCGTTCGGCGCCGCGTTCTTCGCAAAGCTATGCTCGCTTATCGAGCAACTGCCGCCGAACCGGAACGCCCTCGCGGTCTCGCACGGGGGCAGCATCGAGGCCGCCGTGCTGGCGGCGGTGCCCGAGTGGACACTCGGCGACCTGGGCGGGGAACTGGCCGAATGCGAAGGAGCGCTCTTTCACTTCGACGACAGGATCTTCCGGCGAGTCACATTCATCAGGCGTTAG
- a CDS encoding glycosyltransferase family 39 protein: MNAASTERTPRIIIKSLGLALAIVLLGAGLRFYAIGRKSLWLDEAVTVNLMGSRYTDMLAGVIGHDAHPPLYYALAHLWTQRSASALRARAFSAVFGVATVAVFYLLARVLLPREGALVATLLLAVSAFQVYFAQEARHYALAAFFVTLSWYFFVQLVAGRKLENWRWWLGLSLANAAALYTFYFTLFAVVAQLIVLVLLWRGIGKRLVVGWLSWQLLPAVLFALYVPVILEHIASLQGLAPPKGLTMLSGHGLMLTASQFACGFLPETWGSGEVLLRAATAALGILTLAAGFVGLRGCRCATAVTVTWLLGPIACLALLPIRGHAYEPKHLIAAAPAFALLPAIALVSSRGLVRGLAAALVAVLIATNGVSLWRYYDGRVEKENWRGAVAEVIKRVEPGDIVVFNPFYVRHPFHYYYQGHYREYPIMGVEAPASGEAFRSGELKLGRRIWLIEGSSRVAVPNPAVVKELSPHRLLFGPERFEGLVGSITVSLYDTFKPPPKGEAPAGPKGGAH; encoded by the coding sequence GTGAATGCTGCCAGTACGGAACGGACCCCTCGGATCATCATCAAGTCCCTTGGCCTCGCGCTGGCGATTGTGCTTCTGGGGGCTGGCCTCCGTTTCTACGCGATCGGCCGCAAGTCGCTCTGGCTCGATGAGGCGGTGACGGTGAATCTGATGGGGAGTCGCTATACGGACATGCTGGCGGGTGTCATCGGGCACGACGCCCACCCGCCCCTCTATTACGCGCTGGCGCATCTGTGGACTCAGCGCTCGGCCAGCGCGCTGCGGGCGAGAGCGTTCTCAGCCGTCTTCGGCGTGGCCACCGTGGCGGTCTTCTACCTGCTCGCCCGCGTGCTCTTGCCGCGGGAAGGCGCCTTGGTGGCGACCCTGCTGCTGGCCGTGTCCGCCTTCCAGGTGTATTTCGCCCAGGAGGCGCGCCACTACGCCCTGGCGGCGTTCTTCGTCACGTTGTCCTGGTACTTCTTCGTCCAGCTCGTTGCCGGCAGGAAGCTTGAGAACTGGCGGTGGTGGCTCGGGCTGTCGCTGGCGAACGCCGCGGCGCTCTACACGTTCTACTTCACGCTGTTCGCGGTCGTGGCTCAGCTCATCGTGCTGGTGCTCCTGTGGCGAGGGATCGGCAAGAGGCTCGTGGTGGGTTGGCTCTCGTGGCAGTTGCTGCCCGCAGTCCTCTTCGCGCTGTACGTGCCGGTAATCCTCGAGCACATTGCCAGCCTCCAGGGGCTGGCTCCGCCGAAGGGGCTCACGATGCTGAGCGGGCACGGGCTGATGCTTACGGCATCCCAGTTCGCGTGCGGCTTCCTTCCCGAGACATGGGGGAGCGGCGAAGTCCTGCTCCGCGCGGCGACCGCGGCGTTGGGCATCCTGACCCTTGCGGCAGGTTTCGTGGGGCTTCGCGGCTGCCGGTGCGCCACAGCCGTGACCGTGACCTGGCTGCTGGGGCCGATCGCGTGCCTTGCCCTGTTGCCGATCCGTGGCCACGCTTATGAGCCCAAGCATCTCATCGCGGCCGCGCCTGCCTTTGCGCTGTTGCCCGCGATCGCCCTCGTGTCTTCGCGCGGTCTGGTGCGTGGCCTGGCGGCGGCCCTCGTGGCCGTCCTGATCGCAACGAATGGCGTGTCGCTCTGGCGGTACTATGATGGGCGAGTTGAGAAGGAGAACTGGCGTGGCGCCGTGGCCGAGGTGATCAAGCGCGTGGAGCCGGGGGATATCGTAGTGTTCAACCCGTTCTACGTTCGGCATCCCTTTCACTACTACTATCAGGGCCACTATCGCGAGTATCCGATCATGGGGGTTGAGGCTCCCGCATCGGGAGAGGCCTTCCGATCCGGAGAGCTCAAGTTGGGCCGTCGCATCTGGCTGATCGAGGGCAGCAGCCGTGTGGCGGTGCCGAATCCTGCGGTGGTCAAAGAGTTGAGCCCGCACCGGCTGCTCTTCGGCCCCGAGCGCTTCGAGGGGTTGGTGGGCAGCATCACGGTGTCCTTGTACGACACCTTCAAGCCGCCTCCCAAGGGAGAGGCGCCGGCAGGGCCAAAGGGCGGCGCGCATTGA
- a CDS encoding Asp23/Gls24 family envelope stress response protein: protein MAGTSSPLTTDLPEGGRLTISEVVLAEIAFAEAMRTPGVVTGREGILSGVLRRRRPRGIAVEASEGEVAFRISVGVREGVSIPETATTLRERVAAAVTAKTGYRVRAVNVRVDHVRLDSDS, encoded by the coding sequence ATGGCTGGAACATCGAGCCCGCTGACCACAGACCTGCCCGAGGGTGGCCGGCTGACAATCAGTGAGGTGGTTCTGGCGGAGATCGCGTTCGCTGAGGCCATGCGGACGCCGGGTGTCGTCACGGGAAGAGAGGGAATCCTCTCGGGAGTGCTTCGGCGCCGCAGGCCCAGGGGGATAGCTGTCGAAGCGTCTGAGGGCGAGGTGGCCTTCCGCATCTCGGTGGGGGTGCGCGAGGGGGTATCCATTCCTGAGACGGCAACGACACTCCGAGAGCGCGTGGCCGCGGCGGTGACCGCGAAGACCGGCTACCGTGTGCGCGCGGTGAACGTGAGGGTGGACCACGTTCGGCTCGACTCCGATTCCTGA
- a CDS encoding DNA-processing protein DprA has product MTAQELASWIALHAVPGMGAASLARLLARFGTPGAVLDAPPKELLAVPKVPALVLRGVLEQAGQRTHHEAIARRLLAEGVSAVRRDEPEYPLRLHNLSSPPPLLYVRGRLPRDSMRTFGIVGTTEPSHHGAEIARAIAAHLAARGWAIVSGAARGIDAAAHRAAFAARKPTILVLPTGILRVRSHARQPEGEAVWGRAAAVSECHPEAPWCTAAALARNRLIAALSDAVLVVEARERGGSIGTLRHALALGRRGFVVRFRAPALSAAANAVAEAMGATPVRSIRELDEALAQPPRLGAQSTLVW; this is encoded by the coding sequence ATGACCGCCCAGGAGCTTGCCTCCTGGATCGCCCTTCACGCGGTGCCTGGCATGGGCGCGGCCTCGCTGGCTCGCCTCCTCGCACGCTTCGGAACCCCTGGCGCAGTGCTCGACGCCCCTCCGAAGGAACTGCTCGCGGTGCCGAAGGTGCCTGCGCTCGTGCTTCGGGGCGTCCTCGAACAGGCAGGCCAGCGCACACACCACGAGGCGATCGCCCGCCGCCTCCTCGCTGAGGGGGTCAGTGCTGTGCGGCGCGACGAGCCCGAGTATCCCCTGCGACTCCACAACCTCTCCAGCCCGCCTCCCCTGCTCTACGTCCGGGGCCGGCTGCCGCGTGACAGCATGCGCACGTTCGGCATCGTGGGCACGACGGAACCCTCCCACCACGGGGCGGAGATCGCGCGTGCCATCGCCGCCCACCTTGCGGCCCGCGGCTGGGCCATCGTCTCGGGCGCCGCGCGCGGCATTGATGCCGCGGCGCATCGCGCCGCCTTTGCGGCGCGCAAGCCCACGATCCTCGTCCTGCCCACGGGAATCCTCCGGGTGCGCTCCCATGCGCGGCAGCCTGAGGGCGAGGCGGTCTGGGGCCGGGCGGCCGCCGTCTCGGAGTGTCATCCCGAAGCCCCCTGGTGCACCGCGGCCGCCCTGGCGCGCAACCGCCTGATCGCGGCGCTCAGTGACGCAGTTCTGGTGGTCGAGGCTCGCGAGCGCGGGGGCTCCATCGGCACGCTCCGCCATGCACTCGCCCTGGGGCGCAGGGGCTTCGTCGTGCGCTTCCGCGCCCCCGCGCTCAGCGCCGCCGCGAACGCCGTCGCGGAGGCCATGGGCGCCACGCCCGTCCGCTCCATCCGGGAACTCGATGAGGCGCTCGCGCAGCCGCCACGCCTCGGCGCGCAAAGCACGCTCGTCTGGTAA
- a CDS encoding protein kinase, which produces MSPDDSGTQPDPLLGQTICGCEILNLICQGGMGRLYRARQLSLDRIVAVKILSPALGSNEEFLDRFRREARALANLHHSNIVGIHDFTEEGDLHAIVMEYVEGENVADMVDRLHVIPVLTAVGIVRQVAEGLAFAHERNIIHCDLKPENILVTASGLAKLADFGLAKSVRGESGHITRNGVVLGTPTYMSPEQCAGSKLDPRTDIYSLGATFYRMVAGRDAFEGEDAFAIMLKHQNEPPVDPRRYNPRIPQTIARTILHMMEKAREKRYARASDVVRSLVAFERGTGAHDPSEEVLYPQREFAIAREAIEAGMVSTPQLREAIARQEAGGAAAPDLGTLLVEAGLLTEEQVQILGERTHAREEAHTDEDFARLAVESGLATREQIAEALREQRNSAGQEGRRRLSRILAAMGVMKPPQVAEVMLRQVKITQRTEDAELLEILRRDATVPEAEIERCIAEQARREAEARFHVLRQILLDLGVVPAARLREMLRKKMRRELLEYLADRERSRSAPPEVIIPKGGEIRLEDEEICPLCGMRHSVGAEACPTCGEDLEAARRRAALLGMQAKAAAGGGEARAGGGTGPAAADRPKPLSPKPPAAKGDWEIRLKSGAASNPLSFGAVLRLIREKRVEATTVLRGPLTKGVWRQARLTPKLCRLFGCCHYCGAPLPPGAAACPKCKTDPDLPHED; this is translated from the coding sequence ATGAGCCCTGATGATTCCGGCACGCAGCCCGATCCTCTCCTCGGCCAGACGATCTGCGGCTGTGAGATTCTGAACCTCATCTGCCAGGGGGGAATGGGAAGACTCTACCGCGCGCGGCAGCTCTCCCTCGACCGCATCGTCGCCGTCAAGATACTGTCGCCCGCCCTGGGCTCGAACGAGGAGTTCCTCGACCGCTTCCGCCGCGAGGCGCGCGCCCTGGCCAACCTGCATCACTCGAACATCGTCGGCATCCACGACTTCACCGAGGAAGGCGACCTGCACGCCATTGTCATGGAGTACGTGGAGGGGGAGAATGTGGCCGACATGGTAGACCGGCTCCACGTGATCCCCGTGCTCACCGCCGTCGGCATCGTGCGCCAGGTGGCCGAGGGGCTGGCGTTTGCCCACGAGCGGAACATCATCCATTGCGACCTCAAGCCCGAGAACATCCTGGTGACCGCCTCCGGCCTCGCCAAGTTGGCGGACTTCGGCCTGGCCAAGAGCGTGCGCGGCGAGAGTGGCCACATCACGCGCAACGGCGTGGTGCTGGGCACTCCCACCTACATGAGCCCCGAACAGTGCGCGGGTTCGAAGCTGGACCCGAGGACCGACATCTACTCGCTCGGGGCCACCTTCTACCGCATGGTGGCGGGCCGCGACGCCTTCGAGGGCGAGGACGCCTTCGCCATCATGCTCAAGCACCAGAACGAGCCCCCAGTGGACCCGCGCCGCTACAACCCCCGGATTCCGCAGACCATCGCCCGCACCATCCTGCACATGATGGAGAAGGCCCGCGAGAAGCGCTACGCACGGGCAAGCGACGTGGTCAGGTCGCTCGTGGCGTTCGAGCGCGGCACCGGGGCGCATGACCCTTCGGAGGAAGTGCTCTACCCGCAACGCGAGTTCGCCATCGCGCGTGAAGCGATCGAGGCAGGGATGGTCAGCACGCCGCAACTGCGCGAGGCCATCGCCCGGCAGGAAGCGGGCGGAGCGGCTGCGCCCGATCTCGGCACGCTCCTGGTCGAGGCGGGGCTGCTCACCGAAGAGCAGGTGCAGATTCTCGGCGAGCGCACCCATGCACGGGAAGAAGCGCATACCGACGAGGATTTCGCCCGCCTCGCAGTGGAGAGCGGCCTGGCGACCCGGGAGCAGATCGCTGAGGCACTGCGCGAGCAGCGGAACAGCGCGGGACAGGAGGGGCGGCGCCGGCTCTCACGCATTCTGGCGGCGATGGGCGTGATGAAGCCGCCGCAAGTGGCCGAGGTCATGCTGCGTCAGGTCAAGATCACGCAGCGCACGGAGGACGCGGAGCTGCTGGAGATTCTGCGGCGGGATGCCACGGTGCCGGAGGCGGAGATCGAACGCTGCATCGCCGAGCAAGCCCGTCGCGAGGCCGAAGCGAGATTCCACGTTCTCCGCCAGATTCTGCTCGATCTGGGCGTGGTGCCCGCGGCCCGTCTGCGGGAGATGCTGCGCAAGAAGATGCGCCGTGAACTCCTCGAGTACCTCGCGGACCGCGAGCGGTCCCGGAGCGCACCGCCCGAGGTAATCATCCCCAAGGGTGGCGAGATACGCCTGGAGGATGAGGAGATCTGCCCATTGTGCGGCATGAGGCACTCTGTCGGCGCGGAGGCGTGCCCGACCTGCGGTGAGGACCTGGAGGCCGCCCGCCGCAGGGCGGCGCTGCTTGGAATGCAGGCGAAGGCCGCCGCCGGCGGCGGCGAGGCGCGGGCAGGGGGTGGCACGGGCCCCGCGGCAGCGGACCGCCCCAAGCCGCTCTCTCCCAAGCCGCCCGCGGCAAAGGGCGACTGGGAGATCCGTCTGAAGAGCGGCGCCGCCTCCAACCCGTTGAGCTTCGGGGCCGTGCTGCGGCTCATCCGCGAGAAGCGCGTCGAGGCGACGACTGTGCTGCGCGGGCCCCTAACCAAGGGGGTCTGGCGTCAGGCGCGGCTGACGCCCAAGCTCTGCCGCCTGTTCGGCTGCTGTCACTACTGCGGCGCCCCGCTGCCACCGGGGGCGGCGGCATGCCCGAAGTGCAAGACCGATCCGGACCTCCCTCACGAAGACTAG
- a CDS encoding Asp23/Gls24 family envelope stress response protein — MPEDAGVAPSGVLRQDLGTLEVTEDVFRDLVRKVARDVPGVAGLGRPSGLFRRSSVADAVQVERGEGEVAFSIALTVCYDVRIPELVEELRARVKATVENITGYRVRAIHITVEHILPPEEGPRKPPDGTVVPPPLPGQE; from the coding sequence ATGCCCGAGGACGCAGGCGTGGCGCCAAGCGGGGTCCTTCGACAGGATCTCGGGACGCTGGAAGTGACTGAGGACGTCTTTCGCGACCTGGTTCGCAAGGTGGCAAGAGACGTCCCCGGCGTGGCCGGTCTGGGACGGCCCTCAGGCTTGTTTCGCCGAAGTTCAGTGGCCGATGCTGTGCAGGTCGAGCGCGGTGAGGGCGAGGTGGCATTCTCTATCGCCCTCACCGTCTGCTACGACGTCCGAATCCCCGAACTCGTCGAGGAACTGCGGGCTCGGGTGAAGGCCACCGTGGAGAACATCACCGGCTACCGGGTGCGAGCCATCCACATCACCGTCGAGCACATTCTGCCGCCCGAGGAGGGGCCACGCAAGCCGCCCGATGGCACGGTCGTGCCTCCTCCGCTTCCCGGCCAGGAATAG
- a CDS encoding glycosyltransferase family 39 protein, translated as MNDEAGGVARGPGRAWPWLVACLVVGLGARLAVVAVPYTMSSAQLMGRSLTCWAEQPFFPDSLEYLSVAHSLRHGEGFAVDRASRIGRMPAYPLLIAGLQAIFGDGLLPVRVGDAVLGTALIALVYLLGMELYGRREAVIAAGITAAYPFLVVQAVLVLSETLFMAFMVAGALFVGKAWKHPRAAWGALAGLMFGLATLTRGSYLAVAPLTAFGFVVGRRAERRACGWAARMLSVFALTLTPWVARNWSASDGHLVVTTLRVGPSLYEGLNEDADGGPMMDRINWDEGTAGMSEYERSRHWRDLALRYAREHPDRVLGLAVVKLGRFWNVVPNLGQLRGAAPCVVFGAPYVLVMALAVAGLLVSRRGDVALILLLPVVYYCLVHTVFVGSIRYREALMPLLIVMAARGIVAAWARLKSRGNSATTDPASARSAG; from the coding sequence GTGAACGATGAAGCCGGAGGCGTCGCGAGGGGCCCAGGGCGAGCCTGGCCCTGGCTCGTTGCGTGCCTGGTTGTGGGCCTGGGCGCGCGGCTGGCGGTCGTGGCTGTGCCCTATACGATGAGCTCGGCGCAGCTCATGGGCCGCTCGCTCACGTGCTGGGCCGAGCAGCCATTCTTCCCGGATTCCCTGGAGTACCTGAGCGTCGCGCATAGCCTGCGGCACGGTGAAGGTTTCGCCGTGGACCGCGCCAGCCGCATCGGTCGCATGCCGGCCTATCCGTTGCTGATCGCGGGGCTCCAGGCGATCTTTGGCGATGGACTGTTGCCGGTGCGCGTGGGTGATGCTGTGCTGGGGACGGCGCTGATTGCCCTCGTCTACCTGCTGGGCATGGAACTCTATGGCCGCAGAGAGGCCGTCATTGCTGCCGGAATCACCGCGGCCTACCCGTTCCTCGTGGTGCAGGCGGTGCTCGTGCTCTCGGAGACTCTGTTCATGGCCTTCATGGTCGCGGGTGCCCTCTTCGTGGGGAAGGCGTGGAAGCACCCGCGAGCGGCCTGGGGAGCGTTGGCTGGCCTGATGTTCGGGCTGGCCACTCTGACGCGGGGCTCGTATCTGGCGGTGGCCCCGCTCACGGCCTTTGGCTTTGTGGTTGGGCGACGGGCCGAGCGCCGCGCGTGCGGCTGGGCTGCCCGCATGCTGAGCGTCTTCGCGCTCACGCTGACGCCGTGGGTGGCGCGAAACTGGTCCGCGAGTGACGGGCACCTGGTCGTCACGACGCTGCGGGTCGGACCCTCTCTGTACGAGGGTCTGAACGAGGATGCCGATGGCGGCCCGATGATGGACCGCATCAACTGGGACGAAGGGACGGCGGGCATGAGCGAGTACGAGCGCTCACGGCATTGGCGCGACCTGGCCCTCCGCTACGCCAGGGAACACCCTGATCGGGTGCTCGGGTTGGCCGTCGTGAAGCTCGGCCGATTCTGGAACGTGGTGCCGAACCTGGGCCAGTTGCGCGGCGCGGCGCCCTGCGTGGTCTTCGGAGCGCCCTATGTTCTTGTGATGGCGCTCGCTGTGGCCGGCCTGCTGGTCTCGCGGCGAGGCGACGTGGCCTTGATCCTTCTGCTCCCGGTGGTGTATTATTGCCTTGTGCACACGGTGTTCGTGGGCTCGATACGATATCGCGAGGCGCTCATGCCGCTGCTGATCGTGATGGCCGCCCGCGGCATTGTTGCGGCATGGGCCCGTCTGAAGTCCCGGGGCAACAGTGCGACAACCGACCCCGCGTCTGCCCGGAGCGCGGGTTGA